A stretch of Marinobacter sp. F4206 DNA encodes these proteins:
- a CDS encoding VWA domain-containing protein encodes MLIDFFLEVRRAKVPASLREFLDLLEALQNRLAFADMEDFYYLSRLCLVKDERHFDKFDRAFKAYFEGIENLDDLMEMLIPDDWLRAEFEKHLSEEDKAKIDSLGGLEELIETFKKRMEEQSERHAGGNKWIGTGGTSPFGADGYNPEGFRIGQKNGRHGRAVKVWEKRAFKDLDDSITLGIRNIKVALRRLRKFARQGAADQLDMDDTIRSTARNAGYLDLKMVPERHNAVKVLIFFDVGGSMDPHIRVCEELFSAARLEFKHMEYFYFHNFIYESVWTNNIRRMNETTSTYDILHKYSPDYKVIFVGDATMAPYEISHPGGSIEHWNEEAGATWFQRVSDHFRKVVWLNPLPESYWGSGGSLGMTRQLVNDHMYPLTIDGLESAMKHLSK; translated from the coding sequence ATGTTGATTGATTTTTTTCTAGAAGTGCGGCGTGCGAAGGTACCCGCGAGTTTGCGCGAATTCCTGGACCTTCTGGAGGCCCTCCAGAATCGTCTGGCGTTTGCTGACATGGAAGACTTCTACTATCTGTCGCGCCTGTGCCTGGTGAAGGACGAGCGTCACTTCGACAAGTTCGACCGAGCGTTCAAGGCTTACTTTGAGGGCATCGAGAATCTTGATGACCTGATGGAGATGCTGATTCCGGACGACTGGCTGCGCGCCGAATTTGAAAAGCACCTGTCCGAGGAAGATAAAGCCAAAATCGACTCCCTGGGCGGCCTGGAGGAACTCATCGAGACCTTCAAGAAACGCATGGAAGAACAGAGTGAACGCCATGCTGGAGGTAACAAATGGATTGGGACCGGCGGTACCTCTCCGTTTGGTGCGGATGGCTACAACCCGGAAGGTTTCCGTATTGGCCAGAAAAATGGCCGGCACGGGCGAGCGGTCAAGGTCTGGGAGAAACGCGCATTCAAGGATCTGGATGACAGCATTACCCTGGGCATCCGAAACATCAAGGTGGCCCTTCGTCGCCTCCGCAAGTTCGCGCGTCAGGGTGCGGCCGACCAGCTCGATATGGATGACACTATCCGATCCACTGCCCGCAATGCTGGGTATCTGGACCTCAAAATGGTGCCGGAGCGGCACAATGCGGTGAAGGTACTGATTTTTTTCGATGTTGGTGGGTCAATGGATCCTCATATTCGGGTGTGCGAGGAACTGTTCTCCGCGGCGAGACTCGAGTTCAAGCACATGGAGTATTTTTACTTCCACAATTTCATTTATGAGAGCGTCTGGACCAACAACATTCGTCGAATGAATGAAACCACGAGTACTTATGACATCCTTCATAAGTACTCCCCGGATTACAAAGTCATTTTTGTGGGAGACGCCACGATGGCGCCCTATGAAATCTCGCATCCCGGTGGCTCGATAGAACACTGGAACGAGGAAGCTGGCGCAACCTGGTTCCAGCGGGTATCAGATCATTTTCGCAAAGTCGTCTGGCTCAACCCGCTGCCGGAAAGCTATTGGGGGAGCGGAGGCTCTCTCGGTATGACCCGACAGTTGGTCAATGATCACATGTACCCACTGACCATTGATGGTCTTGAATCGGCCATGAAGCATCTGAGCAAATAA